One segment of Panicum virgatum strain AP13 chromosome 3K, P.virgatum_v5, whole genome shotgun sequence DNA contains the following:
- the LOC120698393 gene encoding pyruvate decarboxylase 1-like: protein METLLVGNPANGVAKPMCTGVGALPVANSHAVIAAPPPAAVAPAGATLGRHLARRLVQIGASDIFAVPGDFNLTLLDYLIAEPGLTLVGCCNELNAGYAADGYARSRGVGACAVTFTVGGLSVLNAIAGAYSENLPVICIVGGPNSNDYGTNRVLHHTIGLPDFSQELRCFQAITCHQAVVNNLDDAHEQIDTAIATALRESKPVYISVSCNLAGLSHPTFSREPVPIFISPRLSNQANLEHAVEAAAEFLNKAVKPVMVGGPRIRVAKATKAFAGIADASGYPFAAMPSAKGLVPEHHPRFIGTYWGAVSTSFCAEIVESADAYLFAGPIFNDYSSVGYSLLLKREKAVIVQPDRVVVGSGPAFGCILMGEFLGALARRLRRNTTAHDNYRRIFVPDREPPAGKPDEPLRVNILFKHIKGMLSGDTAVVAETGDSWFNCQKLRLPEGCGYEFQMQYGSIGWSVGATLGYAQAAKDKRVIACIGDGSFQVTAQDVSTMLRCGQRSVIFLINNGGYTIEVEIHDGPYNVIKNWDYTGLVDAIHNSDGSCWTKKVRTEGELREAIATATGAKKDCLCFIEVIVHKDDTSKELLEWGSRVSAANSRPPNPQ from the exons ATGGAGACGCTCCTGGTCGGCAACCCCGCCAACGGCGTGGCGAAGCCGATGTGCACCGGCGTCGGCGCGCTGCCCGTGGCCAACTCCCACGCCGtcatcgccgcgccgccgccggccgcggtggCCCCGGCGGGCGCCACGCTCGGCCGCCACCTGGCGCGCCGGCTCGTGCAGATCGGCGCCTCCGACATCTTCGCCGTCCCCGGGGACTTCAACCTCACCCTGCTCGACTACCTCATCGCCGAGCCGGGGCTCACCCTCGTCGGCTGCTGCAACGAGCTCAACGCCGGGTACGCCGCCGACGGCTACGCGCGCTCCAGGGGCGTCGGCGCCTGCGCCGTCACCTTCACCGTCGGGGGCCTCAGCGTGCTCAACGCCATCGCCGGCGCGTACAGCGAGAACCTCCCCGTCATCTGCATCGTCGGCGGGCCCAACTCCAACGACTACGGCACCAACCGCGTCCTCCACCACACCATCGGTCTCCCGGACTTCTCCCAGGAGCTCCGCTGCTTCCAGGCCATCACCTGCCACcag GCCGTCGTGAACAACCTGGACGACGCGCACGAGCAGATCGACACGGCCATCGCGACGGCGCTAAGGGAGAGCAAGCCAGTGTACATCAGCGTCAGCTGCAACCTCGCCGGCCTCTCCCACCCGACGTTCAGCCGGGAGCCAGTGCCCATTTTCATCTCACCAAG ATTGAGCAACCAGGCGAACCTGGAGCACgccgtcgaggcggcggcggagttccTGAACAAGGCCGTGAAGCCGGTGATGGTGGGCGGCCCCCGGATCCGGGTGGCCAAGGCCACGAAGGCGTTCGCCGGCATCGCGGACGCCAGCGGGTACCCGTTCGCGGCGATGCCCTCCGCCAAGGGCCTGGTGCCGGAGCACCACCCGCGGTTCATCGGCACCTACTGGGGCGCCGTGAGCACCTCCTTCTGCGCCGAGATCGTCGAGTCCGCGGACGCCTACCTCTTCGCGGGCCCCATCTTCAACGACTACAGCTCCGTGGGCTACTCGCTCCTGctgaagcgggagaaggccgtCATCGTGCAGCCCGACCGCGTGGTCGTCGGCAGCGGCCCGGCGTTCGGGTGCATCCTCATGGGCGAGTTCCTCGGCGCGCTGGCCCGGCGGCTCAGGCGCAACACGACGGCGCACGACAACTATCGCCGCATCTTCGTCCCCGACCGCgagccgcccgccggcaagcccgacgagcccctccgggtgaaCATCCTCTTCAAGCACATCAAGGGCATGCTCTCCGGCGACACCGCGGTGGTCGCCGAGACCGGCGACTCGTGGTTCAACTGCCAGAAGCTCAGGCTCCCCGAGGGCTGCGG GTACGAGTTCCAGATGCAGTACGGGTCGATCGGTTGGTCGGTCGGCGCGACGCTCGGGTACGCCCAGGCGGCCAAGGACAAGCGCGTCATCGCGTGCATCGGCGACGGGAGCTTTCAG GTGACGGCGCAGGACGTGTCGACGATGCTGCGGTGCGGGCAGCGGAGCGTCATCTTCCTCATCAACAACGGCGGGTACACCATCGAGGTGGAGATCCACGACGGCCCGTACAACGTGATCAAGAACTGGGACTACACGGGCCTGGTCGACGCCATCCACAACTCGGACGGCAGCTGCTGGACCAAGAAGGTCCGGACGGAGGGGGAGCTCAGGGAGGCGATCGCGACGGCCACGGGCGCCAAGAAGGACTGCCTCTGCTTCATCGAGGTGATCGTGCACAAGGACGACACGAGCAAGGAGCTTCTCGAGTGGGGCTCCAGGGTCTCGGCTGCCAACAGCAGGCCGCCCAACCCGCAGTGA
- the LOC120698395 gene encoding RING-H2 finger protein ATL66-like translates to MAAQEGAAGGSQQVVMRWRYGDVGDSNFAVHGRAVPLLVGLLCAVVFFVALCLYIRWRCNRYTPDPEADASSSSAAAAASLPGLDADAIRRLPVTLYRPPASPPEGIPGKGDGGRDGDADEHAAALCSICISALVAGEKVKVLPPCGHCFHPDCVDAWLRAQASCPLCRCLLAAAAAAGKPAAVNGSDDAV, encoded by the coding sequence aTGGCAGCGCAGGAGGGTGCCGCGGGCGGGAGCCAGCAGGTGGTGATGCGGTGGCGGTACGGGGACGTGGGCGACAGCAACTTCGCGGTGCACGGCCGCGCCGTGCCGCTGCTCGTGGGCCTGCTCTGCGCCGTCGTCTTCTTCGTCGCGCTCTGCCTCTACATCCGCTGGCGGTGCAACCGGTACACGCCCGACCCGGAGGCGGACGCGTCCTcctcgtccgcggcggcggcggcgtcgctgcCCGGCCTCGACGCCGACGCCATCCGCCGGCTGCCCGTCACGCTGTACCGCCCGCCCGCATCGCCGCCGGAAGGCATCCCGGGTAaaggcgacggcggccgggacGGGGATGCCGACgagcacgcggcggcgctgtgctcgATCTGCATCAGCGCGCTGGTGGCCGGCGAGAAGGTGAAGGTGCTACCGCCCTGCGGCCACTGCTTCCACCCCGACTGCGTCGACGCCTGGCTCCGGGCCCAGGCGAGCTGCCCGCTCTGCCggtgcctcctcgccgccgccgccgccgctggcaagCCCGCCGCCGTCAACGGAAGCGACGACGCCGTGTGA